TGAACAGATAAATTTAATAGGAGACATTCATCCGGTACTGCCCAGCCAGTACTGGTGGCAGGAACCAGTAGAAGGATTAATTGTGCTTGCCAGCAGTACCGGTAAAAACTTACCTAATCTTTACGCTATGTCAATAAATACAAGACGTATGTCTTTTCTACTCACACTTGACACTTATCACTTAACTAGGGTTAAATACTACTATATTCTATTTTTTTCAATTTAATGTTTAATTGTTCATGTTAAATTGCTTGTTTTGGTGTAGATACTAGGTTTTATACCTGCCAACTTCAGAAAAAATTgggaaattttcaagaaaaggatCTTGTTTCTTTTACCTACAATcttctttttttaattcaaaGAAGTTGTAGAGGGGTGTAAAATAAACAACAGATAGCTGGATGCATAATTAAATTAAACATTTGCATTAATTTGTTCTTTCAATTTAAATGAACAATCGCTCGCTACAACAGACAATCCAAATTtggattttaaaaagaaaaagaaattgaaaCATACTTCCACATTCGATTGCCAAACCACGGATCTTTTACAAAAAGGGGTGGCGCAACTTCTACAACAAATTTTAGCCCCTTATTGGGCAAACTTTGTTCCTACACAATATTTACATGAACGTGATGCATAAGTTTTTATTAACTTCTATACGCTGACAGTATAAAGTTAACGCAATTCTCTATTAGAAGATCCTCCTGAAAAGTAATAACCACCATTAGTATCAGCAGGAGTGCAAATGAAGTTAGGATCAACATTAATCCAGTCATTGTATTCAACTAATTGTTCAGATGCATCTGTCAAAACTGTGTTTCCCTGATAGGATCTTAGCATGGGTTGCTGCTGATGTTGAGCATTGGGATACTGATCCATTATTGGTTCTCCTGTTcatatgaaaaaaaaatcatcatattatgtattagttagttaataaccaacacattgtactaaaatatagaaGCAAAGTGCGTTGACTCTTATACTATTAATTCCAAAAACTTGTGCTTTTTTGAAAAAGACCTCTTTATATAATCTTTAGCAAGTACAACTAAAAGCAACTATTTTTGTGCATGGGGCCATATGTGATACTGTTTACCTATTTTTGTGCATGGGGCATATGTGATACTGTTAGGTAAAGGTAAGCTTAAAGAAATTAATTATGACTTAGTGGTCAAAGAAATGGATTGAGAATCATGAGATTTCAGGTTTAAATTCACAttaggtgatttcttctcatATTGTTCAAGTCTTGATGGACAGAGTTATTCAATATCTATGCCGATAAAAAATAATGCAGAACCCATGAAATTAGTGTAGCTGATCCGAACACCAACCATTATTTAATGCGTATGAATTACAAACCTTGAGTTAGTAGTGCTGGCTCATTCACTGGACCATCAACTTCCTCTAAAGAACTCCAATTGGCGTAAGCATCCTTTACCAAATTCTGGATATGGGCCTATTAATACCATAGTATAGATATTAGTAAAATTGTTCAAGTACAAAATGGAATAAACAATATCTCAAGACTCTAAGTGCATATAAAAtcgataattttttttattttattttttaccttTTGTATTCCTGTTAATTCACAAGTAGGATAAATCTGTCCATCAACAATTGCCCTAACAACTTGACAAATTGGACTAAGGATGAGGAGGTAGGTTGCTCCACGGGCCATATATAACTTAGAGCCCTGCTCACAAGTTTTTGCATGCTTGTATGTCACTTCCCACATTTTCTCTGACATCCCACTTCCCAGTATCTGTAGAATCataaataattattaaaaaatttcttcataaaattttctttttaattcataGTACATAATTTAGATTTGTTTTGTCTCAGTAGAGGCTTACCTTTCTAAGCTTTGGTGTGTCAATAGTGGCCAACTTCAAGAAATCTTGTACAGTGTTGATGCCATTTGAACGCAGCTTGTTGTGAAAAGTTCCATCTTTTCCAATCTTTTGAAGACGCCACACATCATCTCCTAGTGCTGGTGGATAATGTTTTTTGTACGCTGCAATATATTAACATGTCAGAAACTTATTATTTTGCAATTGATACAAAATAATTTGTACAACACTATCAAATCATTTAAATGAATAGCTATAGATAACCGTCCCCAAAAGTACATTTAGTAACCTAAAATTTAAGTCATATTACACGTCATAACATagatttttaatattatttttttattacgtCGGTGAGAAATCGAATCCTCCACTTAATTGTGGAAGGCAGGGACTTCAACAAGTGAGCTAATTGTCACCCAGCTATAATAGGTTAAAATACACTAtcagtataaaaaaaaatcatttatctAGTAATATTGTAGTAGTATAGTTTGGGTCCTTTTGCAATTTATGAAATTCTGATTTTAGAACTTAGAATAATGAGCCTTGGATGTTTGTCAAGTTAGAATATTAGCTTTGACtgcacaaaaaaaaattataatgaaaaaaaaatattgcttACATTCTCCGCGGTGATCTTTAACTATAAAAGATTCAGTAATAGCTTCTGCTATTCTCACACTAGTTTGACCGTTTCCAATTTTAACCACTTTTGCGCCAATTCTAAATTTCCTGCTCCGAATCCAGCTCGAATTATCAGTAAATTCAATTTCTCCAACTTGAACAACACCATCTCGCATCGTAAAATTAAGTTCACCAGCAAGCAATGGCCTCTTTCCAGCTCTCTCCTTTACGATGTTTTTGTTGAATTCATCATGTGACCAATTGGTTTCATTAAAATCTCCGTCCAGTACGACGATTTCTATTTTGATTGGATAAAGTAAGGTTGTCGAAACCCTGTCTTCGAGACTTGTATCGACCAATAGAATTTGGAGATTTTGGCCTTCGTTGGTGGTGATTTTGCTACCGGTGAATATTGGTAGAGAGGGCTCTTTGTTGAAAATTAAGCGAAGATTTGATGGTTCTAATGCTTTGATTCTCAGTGAAGGAGATCGAGATATGTAACGACATGAGTAACGTTTTAGTCCATCTTCCACCTCTTCATGAACCTGCAAATTAATTTCAGGTACCTGTTAATACTTGGCTAGCGTTTGTACATAGATGTGGttgaaactcaaaaaaaaaaaaaaaaaaaaaaaaaaaaaaaaaagagtttttgaaGATAAgatggaaaatgatttttggaagttAGAAATTGTGTTTAAACATGCCTTTtacttgaaaaagaaattgaCTTTTTGTAAGTAGAAAACTTGAAAAACTAGTCTAAAAAGctttttgaaatttaaaaattCATCTTCAAAAACTGCTGAAAAAACTGAAACTAAACAatgttttcaaaatatttttgaaaagaagtgaaaaaaaaattatgggcaaATTGCACGGTTACCCTttgttgggggtggtctttagtttttgccctcaaattggtggtctttaatttttatccttcgcttaAAATACCCGAGATTATGAGTTCGAACTCCggcttagtcataaaaataaaaataaattgcaaGGTAAGACTTTGCAAAAAGTTCCGTcttatgcggcagactttgccttaaggcataaccaaaagtctgccggagagggcagaactttgccttataaagcaaacttttagttatgct
The nucleotide sequence above comes from Lycium barbarum isolate Lr01 chromosome 3, ASM1917538v2, whole genome shotgun sequence. Encoded proteins:
- the LOC132633257 gene encoding protein SAR DEFICIENT 1-like; its protein translation is MADKRFFNDSDSDPNQQNYKPMRSTARPSFASVIKEVVMVDFLDNVSSALEPMLRRVVHEEVEDGLKRYSCRYISRSPSLRIKALEPSNLRLIFNKEPSLPIFTGSKITTNEGQNLQILLVDTSLEDRVSTTLLYPIKIEIVVLDGDFNETNWSHDEFNKNIVKERAGKRPLLAGELNFTMRDGVVQVGEIEFTDNSSWIRSRKFRIGAKVVKIGNGQTSVRIAEAITESFIVKDHRGESYKKHYPPALGDDVWRLQKIGKDGTFHNKLRSNGINTVQDFLKLATIDTPKLRKILGSGMSEKMWEVTYKHAKTCEQGSKLYMARGATYLLILSPICQVVRAIVDGQIYPTCELTGIQKAHIQNLVKDAYANWSSLEEVDGPVNEPALLTQGEPIMDQYPNAQHQQQPMLRSYQGNTVLTDASEQLVEYNDWINVDPNFICTPADTNGGYYFSGGSSNRELR